Proteins encoded by one window of Haliotis asinina isolate JCU_RB_2024 chromosome 6, JCU_Hal_asi_v2, whole genome shotgun sequence:
- the LOC137287239 gene encoding protein FAM186A-like, with the protein MPILHCIIFTFCCGISYGTLVSLVPYYWLMTHPTHHMVTYDQPLFVAHTPVHLQPVAPATAPASALQSVAATSAIETSAAGAQSQIQPLSQNPTQGTAQGQAHRQPSDPTVGIRQTSAHPLDSPPEIGKGTMLQTDQAQAIGQPNTLSLDSAQAIGQPNTLSLDPAQAIGQPNTLPLDPAQAIGQPNTLSLDSAQAIGQPNTLSLDPAQAIGQPNTLPLDPAQAIGQPNTLSLDSAQAIGQPNTLSLDPAQAIGQPNTLSLDPAQAIGQPNTLSLDPAQAIAQGNIQPVDTAPAVEQKSTQPQPLDQAPVMGPAELDPCQGVRCPRGQLCRSIRCPTPQICAPQAECVRKVRRGLCPVTVYHSQGTVVCGRRPECTFDYQCPGNLKCCGPCNVCQHPVMLHSKYVFVG; encoded by the exons ATGCCCATCTTACACTGCATT ATATTTACCTTTTGCTGTGGGATTAGTTATGGTACTCTTGTTTCCCTGGTTCCATACTACTGGCTGATGACCCATCCCACTCACCACATGGTCACATACGACCAACCATTGTTTGTTGCACACACACCAGTACATTTACAACCAGTCGCCCCTGCAACAGCACCTGCATCGGCACTACAGTCAGtagcagcaacatcagcaataGAAACATCTGCAGCTGGAGCACAATCTCAGATACAGCCGTTGTCACAAAATCCAACACAAGGCACTGCTCAAGGACAAGCACATCGACAACCATCAGATCCAACAGTAGGAATAAGACAAACATCAGCACATCCACTTGATTCACCTCCAGAAATAGGAAAAGGAACCATGCTACAAACAGATCAAGCACAAGCAATAGGACAGCCAAATACTCTGTCACTGGACTCAGCACAAGCAATAGGACAGCCAAATACTCTGTCACTGGACCCAGCACAAGCAATAGGACAGCCAAATACTCTGCCACTGGACCCAGCACAAGCAATAGGACAGCCAAATACTCTGTCACTGGACTCCGCACAAGCAATAGGACAGCCAAATACTCTGTCACTGGACCCAGCACAAGCAATAGGACAGCCAAATACTCTGCCATTGGACCCAGCACAAGCAATAGGACAGCCAAATACTCTGTCACTGGACTCCGCACAAGCAATAGGACAGCCAAATACTCTGTCACTGGACCCAGCACAAGCAATAGGACAGCCAAATACTCTGTCACTGGACCCAGCACAAGCAATAGGACAGCCAAATACTCTGTCACTGGACCCAGCACAAGCAATAGCACAAGGAAACATACAGCCAGTAGACACAGCACCAGCAGTAGAACAAAAATCGACGCAACCGCAGCCTTTAGATCAAGCACCTGTAATGGGACCAGCAGAGTTGGATCCCTGTCAG GGTGTACGGTGTCCTCGCGGCCAGCTCTGTCGCAGCATCAGATGCCCAACTCCCCAGATCTGCGCACCCCAGGCCGAGTGTGTCCGGAAAG TGAGACGGGGACTATGTCCAGTAACTGTATATCACTCCCAGGGCACCGTGGTGTGTGGTCGACGTCCGGAATGTACTTTCGACTATCAGTGCCCTGGAAATCTGAAATGTTGTGGTCCTTGCAACGTCTGCCAACACCCAGTCATGCTCCATTCTAAATACGTGTTTGTAGGTTGA